GAAGTGAAAATTAAACATCATTTGCGACTTCCTGCAAGTTCGTAGGGCATAAAAATCTGCCGGGCCCGGCTTTTCGCAAGTCAGGCTCCCGCATGGGATGAGGTGAATCCCGGTGGATGCTACCCGGCGCCGGACAGCACGGTTGTCTTTGAAGCTTTTCCTGTTTCTTCTGTTCGGGTGCCTGCTGCTCCTCTTCTTTATCTTAAACATTGCCCTTGGTTCGGTTCGCATCCCCCTGGGGGAGGTCTGCAAAGCCTTGCTCCACCGGGAGGCAAACCAGGTCTACCAGAGCGTGGTTTGGGAGATCCGCCTCCCCCGCGCCCTTGCCGCCGTGTTCGGGGGAGCGGCCCTGGCCACCAGCGGGCTGCTTTTGCAGATCTTTTTTCGCAATCCCATCGTTGACCCTTACGTCTTAGGGGTCTCTTCTGGCGCCACCCTGGTGGTTGCTCTCCTGATGCTTACAGGATTGGCCCTGGGAATAGGCGCGGCCCCGCCCTTTTTGCTGAGCGCCGCCGCCCTTGCCGGCGCTGCGGGGGTGGTCGGCCTGGTAGTGACCGTGGCGAGCCGGGTAAAAAACGTTGTCACCCTGCTGGTGATCGGGTTAATGATCGGCTACCTGTGCAGCGCCGGAAGCAGCATCCTGATCGCCTTTGCCGAGAAGGAGAAGGTGCACGGCTTCGTCCTCTGGACCCTGGGCAGCTTCTCCGGCTTTTGCTGGGACGAAACGGCAGTCCTGGCGGTGGGTGGCATCCTTTTGCTGGGGGGATCTTATTTTCTCTGCAAACCGCTCAATGCACTGCTCCTGGGAGAAGATTATGCCCAGAGCATGGGGGTAAACATCAAAATGCTCCGGATTTTAATCGTCCTGTTCTCCAGCGGCCTTGCCGCACTGGTGACGGCTTTTGCGGGGCCCGTTGCCTTCATCGGCCTGGCGGGTCCCCACCTCGCCCGGCTTGCGCTGGACACTTCGGACAATAAGCTCCTGATCCCGGCGACGGTCCTGCTGGGAGGGCTGGTCGCCACCATGTGCGACCTGGCGGCCCGCCTCGCCTTCTCACCCGTGGAGCTGCCGGTCAGTGCCGTCACCGCTTTGTTCGGCGCACCCCTTGTGATCAGTTTGCTCCTGCGAAGGAGGACCAGCCTGTGAACGCGGTAATAAAAGCCTCGAAGCTGGCCGTGGGCTACGGCAGCAGGACGGTTGTCGAGGGTATTAACCTGGAGGCCTTAAAAGGACAGCTGATCTGTCTTTTGGGCCCCAACGGCTCCGGGAAATCCACCATCTTGCGCTGCCTGGCCGGGCTGCTGGCTCCCCTGAAAGGCGCGGTTTATCTTAAGGGCCGGTTATTATCTGCTCTGGAGTCGAAGGACCTCGCTCAGACCCTGGCTGTAGTCTTAACAGAGCGCCCTTCTCCGGGCCTGGTAACCGTCTTCGAGCTGGCGGCGATGGGGAGGTATCCCTACACCAGCTTTCTCGGGCGCCTCTCCGGGGAAGACAGGGAAAAAACCTGGGAGGCCCTGCACTTTGTGAATGCCCATGATCTGGCAGAGAGGTGCTTCGGCGAACTGAGCGATGGGGAGAAGCAGAAGGTGCTCCTGGCCCGGGCGCTGGTCCAGGACCCGGAGGTGATTGTGCTGGACGAGCCCACCACCCATCTGGACGTGAAGCACCGCCTGGAGGTGATGGCCATTTTGCGGCAGCTCACCAGGGAAAAGGGGATTACCGTACTCCTCTCCCTGCATGAAATCGACCTGGCCTTGAAGTACTGCGAAATGGCGCTCCTTGTGAAGGAGGGAAAGATCCTTGCCTGGGGGCCGCCGGAAGAGGTCTTGAGCGACGAAATGGTGGCCTCCCTTTACGATATGGAGTCTGCCCGGTTCAGCCACTGCCTGGGCGGCATTGAACTGAAGAGCGGCGGAGGGACAGGTGTCTTTGTCCTGGCCGGCGCCGGGAGCGGCGCCTCCCTTTACCGTCTGCTGAACAAACATGGCTTCAGCGTGGCAACGGGCGTGATTCACGAGAACGACATCGACTGCCACGTGGCCAGAGCCATGGGGGCATCTGTTGTCGGTGAAAAGCCCTTTGAAGAAATCAGCGCAAGCTCTTTGGAGTGGGCGGTTTTTTTCGGCCGGCAGGCCGCCTCCGTGATTGACGCCGGCTACCCGGTGGGGTCCCTGAACAGGCGCAACGTAGAGCTGACAAGAGAGCTACTGGCTCAGGGCAAGGTAATCTACTGCCTGCGCAGCAGGGAGGAGGCAAAAGTTCTCTACGGGGCTGAGGCGGCGCGGCTGGTTTTCTGCTCCAGCCCCGTTGCGCTGGTGGAAATGCTGAACAGGCGGGAAGCAAATGAGTGAGAGGGGTAGAAAAAGGGTGCTGATTCACGAAATGAGGAGCGGGGAAAAGGTTTTCCTGAGGGACGATACAATCATCGTCCGGTTTCCGGGGCCGCGCCGGGTGGTGAGCACCGCCAGGATCAACGGGGGCCACCGGGAAGACCTGCAGGCGGTTTTCAACCACCACATACCCGCTGACTGCAAAGCCGGGGAGCTTCCGGGAGGGAGCGCCGAAGGGTACCTCTTCCCTGGGCTTTCTCCAGCGGCCGGGAAAAGGACGCGGCAGCCTCCTTGCTCGGGGCCTTCGTTTCCGGCGTAAACAAGCTGATCGAAAACTCCGGCGCGGCCGCGCCGGAGTAAAGAGGGGCCGCCTTTTGCGGCGGCCCCGAGCTTAGTGGCTGTGTTCATGGTCACCCGGGTGTTCGTGTTCGTGCTGGTGCTCGGCTCCCGATACGTGCTCGTGCTCGTGGCTGTGGGTGCAAACCCCGTGTTCGTGTTCGTGCTCGTGGACCAGATCGCCGTGGGAGTGAGCATGAGTGTGTTTAACCGCAGGATGGGTGTGTTCGTGGACATGCAATACCATTATCCATAACCTCCTCCCTGAAGGTTTTACTGCCGTCCATCGGCAGCGTTTACCAATTTTTATTGTATATTCGGGAGGAAGAAAAAGTCAATCAAATTTTTGGCAAGCCAGCGCGGCTCTGGGGGAGTCAGGCTTCTGCTTTCACGTAACGCCCCCACTTCCAGTCGCGGACCACGAGAGGCTCCGCCTCGGGCCTCTGGACCTCGCCTCCCACAACCTCTCCGATGAAGATCGCGTGGTCACCGGCAGGGTGGGTGGCCGCTACCCGGCACTCGAGGTTGGCGAGGCAGTCCTCGAGAAGCGGAACCTTGACAGTTTTTCCAGGGAGGGTTTTCAGGCCCAGGGCCTTTACCTTGTCCACATCTCTTCCGGAGCGGCTGCCGCAGAACTGAGCGATCTCCGCCTGGTCGGCGGCGAGGATGCTGACGACGAATTCCCCGGAGGCGGAGACGAGTTCGTAGGTAAAGCGCTCCGGAGCAATCGAAACCATCACCAGCGGGGGCTTGAAGGAAACCTGGCTCACCCAGGAAGCTGTCATGAGGTTGTGGCGGCCCTCATGAAAGCTCCCGATCAGGGTCACGGGCCAGGGAAGCTGGCGCAGGGCTGTTTTCACATTCCCGACCTCCTTAGCATTTTCTATTAATTTACCACATTTAATTTACCACATTCACGCCTTTACATCCAAGAACCAGTTTGCCTCGATGCCTGCAATAACTTAAGAGAAATCGTGCAGCGCCTGCGGCGATGATCGCCCTGCGGCTGGTGGCGGAGCATTTCCGATAGTTTCACAAGGTGGAAAGCAGGAGTTTGTGGAGGAACAGCGAATGGTTCTTTAAAAGTGAATATGGTCGGAATGGGTTGCCTTGTTTGCACAGGGCTGAAAAGGGAATCAGGTGAAAATCCTGAGCGGTCCCGCCACTGTGATGGGGAGTTTCCGTACATGAGGCCACTGCCCCGCACTCAATGAACATGATCGCGGACGTGCTGGAGCGGTTCAAAAATCTGATGTTCGCTCAAGGCGTTCGGGCGGAAAGACAATTGAGTGCGGGGTGGGAAGGCGTATGGTGACGATGACCCAGAGCCAGGAGACCTGCCCGTTCCATCTGGCCGTAACCTGCCTACGCGGATAGGTAAGGAGGTTTTAGTCTTTCTTTCGAGTGAACCCCGTCGTGGCAGGCGGGGTTTTCGATTTTCATTTGACCTGTTAAAGGGGGTAGCGCTCTTGGGCTTCAAGATTTTGTTTTGCACTGCCATCGAAGGGGAACTGGTTACCTTAAGCAGAGCCGTAAGGTCCCTGATCTCTGAACACGGCCCCGTGGTCGAGGTCATTGCCCGCTCGAGGCGGGAACTCCAAAGCGCCGAGAAAATCGAGGAACTCCTCAAGATCGTCCCCCGGTGCCACCTGATTCTGCTCCACCTGATGGGCGGCCCCGATTCCCTGCCTGGCTTCAATCTGCTCACAGGACTGGCCCGGGAGAAAAACATTCCTCTGGCTGTGTTGCCTTCAACAGGGGATAATGTTTCCGAGTTGTTGGCCCTGAGTTCGCTTCCAGCCGACGAATACCGCCTCGTCTGCTCATATGTCAGCTATGGCGGTGAAGCCAACCTCAGAAACCTCCTCCTGTGGGCGGCCAACCGCTTCCTCAGCAAGGGCCCCCCGGTAGAGGAGCCAAAACCCCTGCCCTGGGAAGGCCTCTACCACCCCGACTTCCGGGAGGAGAGCGCTCTTATGGCGTACCTGGAGGAAAAGATCAAAGAAAAGAAGAGACCTGTAATCGGGATCCTCTTTTACCAGAGCTACTGGGTGGCGGGAAACACGAGCTTCGTTGACGAGCTGATCCGGGAAATCGAAGGCCAGGGAGGAATAGCCCTGCCAGTTTTCCTCTACGCCACGCGAAACGACGAACTCGGATGCCGGGGGATCGAGTGGGCGCTCGCAAATTATTTCACCAGAGACGGCCAGCCCCTGGTCAATGCCGTGGTGACCACCCTGATGTTCTCGCAAACAATGGCTACCCCCACCATCAACCGCCCGGCAGGAGAAAACTTTTACCGGAAACTAGGCGTTCCTTTGATCAAGGCCATCATCTCGCTCACTTCCTGCGCGGAGTGGGAGGAGAGCCTCCAGGGACTCGGCCCTCTCGACGTGGTGATGAGCGTCGCCCTCCCCGAGTTTGACGGTGCCCTGATCACCGTTCCCATCGCCACCCGTGAGGAAGAAGAGCAGGACCCCCTTACCGGAGCAACGTTGAGCAGGTACTTCCCGGTAGGGGAGCGGGTGAAAAAGGTAGCCTCTCTGGCCTTGCGCTGGGCAAAGCTCAGGCACAAGCCTAACCGGGAGAAAAGGGTGGCCATCATCCTCCACAACTACCCGCCCCGCAACGACCGCATCGGCTGCGCCTTTGGTCTGGACACCCCGGTTAGCGTCCATCGCCTGCTGCTGGCGCTAAAGGAGAGGGGGTACCGCGTTGAAGACCTTCCCGCCGACGGGGCTGCGCTGATGGAGAAGATCTTGTCCGGCCTCACCAACGAGCGGGGCTGGCTCGACCCCAGGGAGCTGGAACGCCGGGCGGCAGCGCGGGTAGAGCAGGAAACTTACGAAAAATGGTTTGCCGCTTTTCCGGCCCGGGCCCAGGAAATGCTGGCAAGAGATTGGGGTGACCCTCCTGGGGAGGTTTTTGCTTATGGAAAGCACCTCCTCGTGCCGGGCGTCTTCCTGGGGAACATCTTCATCGGCATCCAGCCCGTGCGCGGCTTTCTCGAAGACCCCTCTCACATCTACCACAGCCCGGACCTGGCGCCACCTCATCACTACCTTGCCTATTACCGGTGGCTGCGGGACGAATTCAAGGCCGATCTCGTCTTCCACATCGGGAAGCACGGCTCCCTGGAATGGCTTCCCGGTAAAGGGATCGGGCTTTCCCAAGCTTGCTTCCCGGACCTTGTCTTCCCGGATCTGCCTCACGTCTACCCCTATATTATCAACAACCCCGGCGAGGGAACCCAGGCCAAGCGGCGCTCCCACGCCTGCATCATCGACCACCTCATCCCCGTGATGACCAGGGCCGACACTTACGATGAGCTGGCCGAAGTGGAGGCGCTGGTTAAGGATTACCACACCGCCAAGACCCTCGACCCCTCGAAGCTCCCGGCCCTGCGCGGCCTGATCTGGGAGCGGGTGAAGGCTGTCCACCTCGACCACGACCTCGGCATCTCCAGGGAAGAAGCCGGGAAAGACTGGGAGAGCTTCCTGGAGCGCCTCCATACCTACCTCTGCGAAGTCAAGGACACCCTGATCCGTGACGGGCTCCATATCCTGGGCCAACCCCCCGAAGGTGACCGGCTCGTGGAGATGCTGCTTGCCCTCACCAGGTTGCCAAACGGGCCGGTTCCCTCCCTGCGCGAGCAGGTGGCCGGGTACTTGGGACACGACTACACCTCTCTTTTGGAAAACCCTGGATATTTTTCAGGTGAGCATAACTGCACCTACGGCGAGATCCTGGAAGAGATCGACAGGAAGGGCCGCGCCCTTCTCAAGGCTTTCGCAAGGGAAAACTACGCCCGGGAAAAAGCGGTGGATGTCACGAGGCAGGTGCTGGGAAAAGAAGACGAGGGGATCGGCCGGGTGCTGGCATATGTTGCCGAAACTCTGGTCCCGGCTCTCAGGGCCACGGAGCAGGAGCTTGTCAATTGTCTTACGGCCTTAGAAGGGGCCTATATTCCGCCCGGGCCCTCCGGGGCGCCGACGCGGGGGATGGCCGAGATCCTCCCGACCGGACGCAACTTCTACTCAATTGACCCCCAGGCAATCCCCACCCGGGCCGCCTGGCATACGGGACAGGCGCTTGCCGATGCTTTACTGGAACGGTATCGCCAGGCTGAAGGGAAGTACCCTGAAAACATCGGGATGGTGATCTGGGCCACCAACACCATGCGGACAGGAGGTGATGATGTTGCCGAGGCCCTCTACCTCATGGGAGTCCGCCCGGTCTGGGAGAAAAGCGGGCGGGTCAAGGGATTAGAAGTAATTCCCCTCGAGGAGCTGGGGCGGCCGCGCATCGATATCACCATCCGGGCGAGCGGGCTTTTCCGGGATGCCTTCCTCAACGTGATTCACCTTTTAGACCAGGCAGTAGAAATGGTTGCCTCCTTAGACGAGCCTGAGGAGCTGAACTTCCTGGCTGCCCACGTGCAGGCGGAAGTGGAAGAAAAGGTGGGGGCCGGGATGGAACCGGAACGCGCCCGGAGAGAGGCCCTCTGGCGGGTTTTTAGCGACCGCCCGGGGTGCTACGGAGCAGGTGTAAGCAACCTCGTCACTGCAAAAAACTGGAAGGACGAAAAGGACTTTGCTGAGGTCTACATCACCTGGGGAGGCTACGCCTACAGCAGGCAGGCCTATGGTGAAGATGCCCGGGAGCCATTCCGCCGGCGCCTGGCGACTTTAGAGGCAACCGTGAAGAACGAAGACACCCGGGAGATCGACATGTTTGACAGCGACGATTTTTACTCTTACCACGGGGGAATGGTGGCAGCGGTGAAGGCTGTGAGGGGCTCTTTGCCGGCCTCTTTCAGCGGCGACAGTTCCGACCCGGCGCGGGTGCGGGTCCGCACGCTTGGAGAGGAAGCCAGGTTCATCTTCCGGAGCAGGGTTCTCAACCCCAAGTGGATCGAGAGCATGAAGAGGCACGGCTACAAAGGGGCGGGAGACCTCTCCCACCTGGTGGAGGTGGCCTTTGGCTGGGACGCCACAGCCGAAGTATTGGAGGACTGGATGTATGAGGAGCTGGCGCGCAAATATGTCTTCGACCCCGCCATGCAGCACTGGTTTAAGGAGGTTAACCCCTGGGCCCTGCAGAACATCACTGAACACCTGCTGGAAGCGATTGAGCGGGGAATGTGGCAGGCGGGCCGGGAAATGGCGGAGGCCCTGAGGGACATCTACCTGGACATAGAAGCAGAGCTAGAGGCCCGGACCGAGAGCTAGGGCTGCGGGAGCGGGGAACGATGAGAGAAGAGATCAGGTGCCTGATCCTGCTGGTGACCCGCGACTGCAACCTGGGCTGCCGCTACTGCTACGCCCTGGGGGGTGAAAAGAAAGACTACATGACTTGGGAGACGGCAAGGCGCGCCGTGGACTACGTCGCCGTAAGAAGCCGGTCTTTCAAGATCCAGTTTACAGGCGGGGAGCCCCTGCTGCACTTTCCCCTGGTCAAGAAGATAATCGCCTACCTTGAAAACCACCCGGGATCTGTTACCTTTCAACTCCAGACGAACGGGACCCTGATCGACCGGGCGCTGGCGCGGGAATTAAAGAGGCTGAGGATCGGCCTGGGGGTGAGCCTCGACGGGCCTCCGGAGGTGAACGATAGCCTGCGCCCTCTTCCCGGGGGCAGGGGTTCCACCATTGCCGTGATCCAGGGCCTCCAGAGCCTCGCCGCAGAAGGAGTCAGGGTGGGCGTGACAGCTGTTTTGACCGATGAAAGCACCCGTTCGCTGCCGCGCCTTGTGGAGCTCGCTTCTTACCTGGGCAACGTCCACGGGATTTCCCTCGATCTCTTGCGCCCCCTGGGCAGG
Above is a genomic segment from Bacillota bacterium containing:
- a CDS encoding flavin reductase family protein is translated as MKTALRQLPWPVTLIGSFHEGRHNLMTASWVSQVSFKPPLVMVSIAPERFTYELVSASGEFVVSILAADQAEIAQFCGSRSGRDVDKVKALGLKTLPGKTVKVPLLEDCLANLECRVAATHPAGDHAIFIGEVVGGEVQRPEAEPLVVRDWKWGRYVKAEA
- a CDS encoding radical SAM protein; the encoded protein is MREEIRCLILLVTRDCNLGCRYCYALGGEKKDYMTWETARRAVDYVAVRSRSFKIQFTGGEPLLHFPLVKKIIAYLENHPGSVTFQLQTNGTLIDRALARELKRLRIGLGVSLDGPPEVNDSLRPLPGGRGSTIAVIQGLQSLAAEGVRVGVTAVLTDESTRSLPRLVELASYLGNVHGISLDLLRPLGRGADSGVRAPDLDLLESRVRAALHRAEELAQLGGPRVRFREAERLRRQLLQEVTKEHYCYATTCQSMAVVPDGSVYPCASLSGLQEFFLGNIEDPNFSLARALEAKKWFRQRRGLPAGCKGCPQSEFCGGGCLVRAYAHKGRVDRPYEGDCRLKKIFWEWVRPSEKNFGRMGGFSVGTAKI
- a CDS encoding ABC transporter ATP-binding protein; this encodes MNAVIKASKLAVGYGSRTVVEGINLEALKGQLICLLGPNGSGKSTILRCLAGLLAPLKGAVYLKGRLLSALESKDLAQTLAVVLTERPSPGLVTVFELAAMGRYPYTSFLGRLSGEDREKTWEALHFVNAHDLAERCFGELSDGEKQKVLLARALVQDPEVIVLDEPTTHLDVKHRLEVMAILRQLTREKGITVLLSLHEIDLALKYCEMALLVKEGKILAWGPPEEVLSDEMVASLYDMESARFSHCLGGIELKSGGGTGVFVLAGAGSGASLYRLLNKHGFSVATGVIHENDIDCHVARAMGASVVGEKPFEEISASSLEWAVFFGRQAASVIDAGYPVGSLNRRNVELTRELLAQGKVIYCLRSREEAKVLYGAEAARLVFCSSPVALVEMLNRREANE
- the cobN gene encoding cobaltochelatase subunit CobN, which codes for MGFKILFCTAIEGELVTLSRAVRSLISEHGPVVEVIARSRRELQSAEKIEELLKIVPRCHLILLHLMGGPDSLPGFNLLTGLAREKNIPLAVLPSTGDNVSELLALSSLPADEYRLVCSYVSYGGEANLRNLLLWAANRFLSKGPPVEEPKPLPWEGLYHPDFREESALMAYLEEKIKEKKRPVIGILFYQSYWVAGNTSFVDELIREIEGQGGIALPVFLYATRNDELGCRGIEWALANYFTRDGQPLVNAVVTTLMFSQTMATPTINRPAGENFYRKLGVPLIKAIISLTSCAEWEESLQGLGPLDVVMSVALPEFDGALITVPIATREEEEQDPLTGATLSRYFPVGERVKKVASLALRWAKLRHKPNREKRVAIILHNYPPRNDRIGCAFGLDTPVSVHRLLLALKERGYRVEDLPADGAALMEKILSGLTNERGWLDPRELERRAAARVEQETYEKWFAAFPARAQEMLARDWGDPPGEVFAYGKHLLVPGVFLGNIFIGIQPVRGFLEDPSHIYHSPDLAPPHHYLAYYRWLRDEFKADLVFHIGKHGSLEWLPGKGIGLSQACFPDLVFPDLPHVYPYIINNPGEGTQAKRRSHACIIDHLIPVMTRADTYDELAEVEALVKDYHTAKTLDPSKLPALRGLIWERVKAVHLDHDLGISREEAGKDWESFLERLHTYLCEVKDTLIRDGLHILGQPPEGDRLVEMLLALTRLPNGPVPSLREQVAGYLGHDYTSLLENPGYFSGEHNCTYGEILEEIDRKGRALLKAFARENYAREKAVDVTRQVLGKEDEGIGRVLAYVAETLVPALRATEQELVNCLTALEGAYIPPGPSGAPTRGMAEILPTGRNFYSIDPQAIPTRAAWHTGQALADALLERYRQAEGKYPENIGMVIWATNTMRTGGDDVAEALYLMGVRPVWEKSGRVKGLEVIPLEELGRPRIDITIRASGLFRDAFLNVIHLLDQAVEMVASLDEPEELNFLAAHVQAEVEEKVGAGMEPERARREALWRVFSDRPGCYGAGVSNLVTAKNWKDEKDFAEVYITWGGYAYSRQAYGEDAREPFRRRLATLEATVKNEDTREIDMFDSDDFYSYHGGMVAAVKAVRGSLPASFSGDSSDPARVRVRTLGEEARFIFRSRVLNPKWIESMKRHGYKGAGDLSHLVEVAFGWDATAEVLEDWMYEELARKYVFDPAMQHWFKEVNPWALQNITEHLLEAIERGMWQAGREMAEALRDIYLDIEAELEARTES
- a CDS encoding iron ABC transporter permease, which codes for MKLFLFLLFGCLLLLFFILNIALGSVRIPLGEVCKALLHREANQVYQSVVWEIRLPRALAAVFGGAALATSGLLLQIFFRNPIVDPYVLGVSSGATLVVALLMLTGLALGIGAAPPFLLSAAALAGAAGVVGLVVTVASRVKNVVTLLVIGLMIGYLCSAGSSILIAFAEKEKVHGFVLWTLGSFSGFCWDETAVLAVGGILLLGGSYFLCKPLNALLLGEDYAQSMGVNIKMLRILIVLFSSGLAALVTAFAGPVAFIGLAGPHLARLALDTSDNKLLIPATVLLGGLVATMCDLAARLAFSPVELPVSAVTALFGAPLVISLLLRRRTSL